One genomic segment of Devosia sp. includes these proteins:
- a CDS encoding DNA-3-methyladenine glycosylase I, whose translation MTLHEGSDSKLRCGWAGGAPEFGPYHDNEWGFPVGDDTRLFEKLCLEGFQSGLSWRTILNKREAFRAAFAGFDIETVARFTAQDVERLLADKGIVRHRGKIEAAINNAGRARELIAEAGSIAAFVWRYEAKTPAPPQSQTTSAESIALSKALKKRGWKFVGPTTVFAFMQAMGLVNDHAEGCHCRDEASRQRAGFAVPGR comes from the coding sequence ATGACCCTGCACGAAGGTTCGGATAGCAAGTTGCGTTGCGGCTGGGCCGGGGGGGCGCCGGAATTCGGGCCCTATCACGATAACGAATGGGGCTTTCCGGTTGGCGATGACACCCGCCTGTTCGAAAAACTGTGCCTTGAGGGATTTCAGTCAGGGCTGAGCTGGCGCACCATCCTCAACAAGCGCGAAGCGTTCCGGGCGGCCTTTGCCGGCTTCGATATCGAAACGGTCGCCCGCTTTACCGCGCAGGATGTCGAGCGGCTCCTGGCCGACAAGGGGATCGTGCGCCATCGCGGCAAGATCGAGGCGGCCATCAACAATGCCGGGCGGGCGCGCGAGCTCATCGCAGAGGCCGGCTCCATCGCCGCCTTTGTCTGGCGCTATGAGGCCAAGACCCCGGCGCCGCCGCAGAGCCAGACCACCTCGGCCGAATCCATTGCCCTCTCCAAGGCGCTCAAGAAGCGGGGCTGGAAATTTGTCGGCCCAACCACGGTCTTTGCCTTCATGCAGGCCATGGGCCTGGTCAACGACCACGCCGAAGGCTGCCATTGCCGCGACGAGGCCAGCCGGCAGCGCGCCGGCTTTGCCGTGCCGGGCCGCTAG
- a CDS encoding SDR family oxidoreductase: MKLDGKVLVVTGGGSGIGRELVLGLLARGARVAAVDLRPEGLEETARLAEAGDRLSLHQADISQRDMIMALPGQVLASHGQVDGLINNAGIIQQFVPFNALDFAAIDRMVSVNLMGTINMTKAFLPELLARPEAHLANVASMGGFMPFPGQSMYGAAKAGVKLLTEALYAELAETRVGVSVIMPGAIRTQIMANSGAGDRAMADSPEAASQTLPAPEAARIILDGIEAGRLHILVGKDAGMLWKLWRLMPTRSIRFIQKQMARRSAARGH; this comes from the coding sequence ATGAAACTTGACGGCAAGGTGCTGGTGGTGACCGGCGGCGGCAGCGGTATCGGCCGCGAACTGGTCCTGGGGCTTCTGGCGCGCGGCGCGCGGGTGGCCGCGGTGGATCTGCGTCCTGAGGGGCTGGAGGAGACCGCCAGGCTGGCGGAGGCGGGCGACCGGCTCAGCCTTCATCAGGCCGATATCAGCCAGCGCGACATGATCATGGCCCTGCCCGGGCAGGTTCTGGCCAGCCATGGGCAGGTCGACGGGCTCATCAACAATGCCGGCATCATCCAGCAGTTCGTGCCGTTCAACGCGCTCGATTTTGCCGCCATCGACCGCATGGTGTCGGTCAATCTCATGGGCACGATCAACATGACCAAGGCATTCCTGCCCGAACTTTTGGCGCGCCCCGAGGCGCACCTGGCCAATGTCGCGAGCATGGGCGGCTTCATGCCCTTTCCGGGCCAGAGCATGTATGGAGCCGCCAAGGCCGGGGTGAAACTGCTCACCGAGGCGCTCTATGCCGAACTGGCGGAAACCCGTGTGGGCGTCAGCGTCATCATGCCGGGCGCCATCCGCACCCAGATCATGGCCAATTCGGGCGCGGGCGACCGGGCCATGGCGGATAGTCCCGAAGCGGCCAGCCAGACCCTGCCAGCGCCCGAGGCCGCGCGCATCATTCTCGATGGCATTGAGGCCGGGCGGCTGCATATCCTGGTGGGCAAGGATGCCGGCATGCTCTGGAAGCTCTGGCGACTCATGCCCACACGCTCGATCCGCTTCATTCAAAAGCAGATGGCCCGGCGCAGCGCGGCGCGCGGGCACTGA
- a CDS encoding peptidylprolyl isomerase has translation MTIAQPGDLVRINYAGRLVDGTQFDSSEGRAPLEFTLGQGQVIKGLEQHVTGMETGQKSTVTIPAAAAYGPRRDEAIQTLDRAKVPNGVDLKVGTQLQARTADGGMLPITVVGMDEASVTVDANHPLAGQDLVFDVEVVEVVKAA, from the coding sequence ATGACCATCGCCCAGCCCGGCGACCTCGTGCGCATCAACTATGCCGGCCGCCTCGTTGACGGCACTCAGTTCGACAGTTCCGAGGGCCGCGCGCCGCTCGAATTCACCCTTGGCCAGGGCCAGGTGATCAAGGGGCTCGAGCAGCATGTCACCGGCATGGAAACCGGCCAGAAGAGCACCGTGACCATCCCCGCCGCCGCCGCCTATGGCCCGCGCCGCGACGAGGCCATCCAGACGCTCGACCGGGCCAAGGTGCCCAATGGCGTCGATCTCAAGGTCGGCACCCAGCTGCAGGCCCGCACCGCCGATGGCGGCATGTTGCCCATCACCGTGGTGGGCATGGACGAGGCCAGCGTCACCGTGGATGCCAACCATCCCCTGGCCGGGCAGGACCTGGTCTTTGACGTCGAGGTGGTCGAGGTCGTCAAGGCCGCCTGA
- a CDS encoding response regulator, producing MITPGRSPATILVVDDDALITLDTVALLGEMGHEAIEAYSGREALDILSKRDGINLMITDYSMPDMTGLQLVAAARQTHPCLRVLLATGYAELPEGEDVDLPRLEKPYREDDLARQINELLTAAG from the coding sequence GTGATCACCCCCGGACGTTCACCTGCAACCATTCTGGTGGTTGATGACGACGCGCTGATTACGCTCGACACCGTCGCCCTGCTCGGCGAGATGGGGCACGAGGCGATCGAGGCCTATTCGGGCCGCGAAGCGCTGGACATCCTGAGCAAGCGCGATGGCATCAACCTGATGATCACCGACTATTCCATGCCCGACATGACCGGCCTGCAACTGGTCGCAGCGGCGCGCCAGACCCATCCCTGTCTGCGCGTACTGCTGGCCACCGGCTATGCCGAATTGCCCGAAGGCGAGGACGTGGACCTGCCGCGGCTGGAAAAGCCCTATCGCGAGGACGATCTGGCCCGCCAGATCAACGAGCTGCTGACTGCGGCTGGTTAA
- a CDS encoding DNA cytosine methyltransferase, with amino-acid sequence MKCGALFSGIGGFCLGFEEAGFETAWAVELDNPAAETYRRNLPHVRLLNKSVKDVTVSGDSLEPVDVLHAGFPCQSFSQAGEKRGFEDDRGKLFYEILRLVREFGPNKPKVLVLENAPFLRYGEGGAWFLELQRAIQKEGYWFRPSNSQELSAFDLTHLPQQRVRLFMVALSIDHFSSGRFEFPSQASTEPKNLRNYIDYDASVDSEYYLNNENRYYKMITDAITDRECLYQLRKYEVRAKEPGVCPTLTANMGLGGHNVPFIMNGKGLRKLTEQECLRLQGFPEGFQFPDSVPRAKRYTQVGNAIAVPVAKLLAEHVRDRLSEGGMA; translated from the coding sequence ATGAAGTGCGGGGCATTATTTTCAGGCATCGGCGGATTTTGCCTTGGTTTTGAAGAAGCTGGGTTCGAAACAGCTTGGGCCGTTGAGTTGGATAACCCGGCGGCCGAGACCTATCGAAGGAACCTTCCACACGTCCGCCTGCTGAACAAGAGCGTGAAAGACGTAACTGTCAGTGGAGATAGCCTGGAGCCCGTTGATGTTCTGCATGCCGGCTTTCCTTGCCAAAGTTTTTCTCAGGCGGGAGAAAAGCGGGGGTTCGAGGACGATCGAGGCAAGCTGTTCTACGAGATACTCCGCTTAGTGCGAGAGTTCGGTCCGAATAAGCCGAAGGTACTGGTGTTGGAAAACGCTCCTTTCCTACGATATGGCGAGGGTGGCGCATGGTTCCTCGAACTGCAACGCGCGATTCAGAAAGAAGGGTATTGGTTTCGGCCGAGCAACAGTCAGGAACTAAGCGCCTTTGATCTTACACATCTTCCGCAACAGCGTGTGCGGTTGTTTATGGTAGCGCTATCAATCGACCACTTCTCCAGTGGTCGATTTGAGTTCCCCTCGCAGGCGTCCACAGAACCAAAGAATCTACGCAATTACATAGATTACGATGCGTCAGTTGATTCGGAATATTATCTGAATAATGAGAACAGATATTATAAGATGATAACCGATGCAATCACCGACCGAGAGTGCCTTTACCAGCTCCGCAAGTATGAAGTTAGAGCAAAAGAACCGGGTGTCTGCCCAACACTGACAGCAAACATGGGTCTCGGTGGGCACAATGTTCCCTTTATCATGAATGGAAAGGGGTTGCGAAAACTCACTGAGCAGGAGTGTCTTCGTCTGCAAGGATTTCCTGAAGGCTTTCAGTTTCCAGACAGTGTTCCCCGCGCAAAGCGGTATACCCAGGTCGGAAACGCTATTGCCGTCCCTGTGGCGAAGCTGCTAGCGGAACATGTTAGGGACAGGCTTAGTGAGGGGGGCATGGCTTGA
- the tsaE gene encoding tRNA (adenosine(37)-N6)-threonylcarbamoyltransferase complex ATPase subunit type 1 TsaE yields the protein MTETFLSDDAATARFGAQLATQLVAGDIVSLEGDLGAGKTAMARAIIRALADDPTLEVPSPTFAIVQPYDTPRGPVWHADLYRLADAAEVDELGLFDDPEAIILVEWAARVPEVETAASLVVALDIPPGGMGRTVRVTRRG from the coding sequence TTGACCGAAACCTTCCTTTCCGATGATGCCGCCACGGCCCGGTTCGGTGCCCAGCTTGCCACGCAGCTGGTGGCCGGGGATATCGTCAGCCTCGAAGGCGACCTGGGTGCCGGCAAGACCGCCATGGCCCGCGCCATCATCCGGGCGCTGGCGGACGATCCGACGCTCGAGGTGCCCTCGCCGACCTTTGCCATTGTCCAGCCCTATGACACGCCGCGCGGACCGGTCTGGCACGCCGATCTCTACCGGCTCGCCGACGCCGCCGAAGTGGACGAACTGGGCCTGTTCGACGACCCCGAAGCCATTATCCTGGTCGAATGGGCGGCACGCGTGCCCGAAGTTGAAACGGCGGCGAGCCTGGTGGTCGCGCTCGATATTCCGCCCGGCGGCATGGGCCGGACTGTGCGGGTGACGCGGCGCGGTTAG
- a CDS encoding TetR family transcriptional regulator yields MADEAVQRRTRNLQSGPRSRAVIEAVRAAVAAELDRLGFAGMTMDGVARTAGINRTTLYRRWPTKVALLAELLEAEIDRLEHAELPEGLDPALREVVAGLAENLSRREGVALARAFTAPEPELRGLAETARLRALMRLRVPFARARANGEIAADADIDMLAHMLFSGAVLWALDAPLDGAAQQRLVTLALRAAGQA; encoded by the coding sequence ATGGCAGACGAGGCGGTACAACGGCGGACCCGCAACCTGCAGTCCGGCCCCCGCAGCCGCGCGGTGATCGAAGCCGTGCGGGCCGCCGTGGCCGCCGAACTCGATCGCCTCGGCTTTGCCGGCATGACCATGGATGGGGTGGCGCGCACCGCCGGCATCAATCGCACCACGCTCTACCGGCGCTGGCCCACCAAGGTGGCGCTGCTGGCCGAACTGCTCGAAGCCGAGATCGACAGGCTTGAACATGCAGAACTGCCCGAAGGCCTCGATCCGGCCCTGCGCGAGGTGGTGGCGGGGCTGGCCGAAAACCTGTCACGGCGCGAAGGGGTTGCCCTGGCGCGTGCCTTCACCGCGCCCGAGCCGGAATTGCGCGGCCTGGCCGAAACGGCCCGCCTCCGCGCCCTGATGCGCCTGCGCGTGCCCTTTGCCCGCGCCCGCGCCAATGGCGAAATCGCTGCCGATGCCGATATCGACATGCTGGCGCACATGCTCTTTTCAGGTGCCGTCCTCTGGGCCCTGGATGCACCTCTCGATGGTGCGGCCCAGCAGCGCCTGGTGACCCTGGCCCTGCGCGCCGCTGGACAGGCCTAG
- the polA gene encoding DNA polymerase I: MHLLLVDGSGYIFRAFHALPPLSRKSDGLPVGCVQGFCNMLFKLTQDMDADEAPTHMAVIFDAKGKTFRDDLYPQYKAQRPPAPEELVPQFPLTRSATRAFSIPSIEMEGWEADDIMATYAVMARDAGFKVTIASSDKDLMQLVEPDGSIRLLDTIPRPGQPPLRWIGPDEVFTKFGVTPDKVIDVQALCGDSVDNVPGVPGIGVKTAAELINTYGDLENLLAHAEEIKQPARRQKLIDNADLARISKQLVTLSQKVPVEIDLDGLVRQPMSPSALFPFLKAMEFATITKRLATLLEANPDDFEPDAELAANKDKPVPGAPEKSTSLSVAKAKLAAGVLPGTGPARHAAEEHARVKAIPVNYDAYEIVTTPDQLERWIGKIVDKGLVAIDTETTGLDPQTADLVGVCLSTEIGEGCYIPVGHAKPGDLLNGGGLVEGQLPIGFVLEALKRVLPDPAILKIGQNVKYDMEVLARYGVAMAPIDDTMLISYALDGPRYNGMDVLADHWLDHKTITFAELAGTGKNQKSFDQLEIDAAARYAAEDADITLRLWHVLKPRLAAENATTLYETIERPLAPVLARMEARGITVDRQILARLSGDFAQRAAAFEAEAHELAGQSFNLGSPKQLGEILFDKMGLEGGTKTKTGAWSTGADVLEDLALKGIPLARTIVDWRQLTKLKGTYTDALPTYINARTGRVHTSYSQASVLTGRLSSNDPNLQNIPVRTEDGRKIRSAFVAPEGKVLISADYSQIELRVLAHIADIGALKDAFEEGLDIHAMTASEMFNVPVEGMPSDVRRRAKAINFGIIYGISAFGLANQLGIERGVAGDYIKTYFERFPGIKDYMDAQKVKVKADGHVTTLFGRKIQFPNANSGNPSERAFVERASINAPIQGSAADIIRRAMIRMEPELKKAGVEADMLLQVHDELIFEVPEGTEDQAIPVIKRVMEGAAEPAVRLTVPIQVDAHAAKNWDEAH, encoded by the coding sequence ATGCACCTGCTGCTCGTCGATGGCTCGGGCTATATTTTCCGCGCCTTCCACGCCCTGCCCCCGCTGAGCCGGAAATCGGACGGGCTGCCGGTGGGCTGTGTGCAGGGGTTCTGCAACATGCTGTTCAAGCTGACCCAGGACATGGACGCGGACGAGGCCCCCACCCATATGGCGGTGATTTTCGACGCCAAGGGCAAGACCTTCCGCGACGACCTCTATCCCCAATACAAGGCCCAGCGCCCGCCCGCGCCCGAAGAGTTGGTGCCGCAGTTCCCCCTGACCCGCTCGGCCACCCGCGCCTTTTCCATCCCCTCCATCGAAATGGAGGGCTGGGAGGCCGACGACATCATGGCCACCTATGCGGTCATGGCGCGCGACGCCGGCTTCAAGGTCACCATTGCCTCCTCCGACAAGGACCTGATGCAATTGGTCGAGCCGGATGGCTCGATCCGCCTGCTCGATACCATCCCCCGCCCCGGCCAGCCGCCGCTGCGCTGGATCGGGCCCGATGAGGTGTTCACCAAGTTCGGCGTCACCCCCGACAAGGTCATCGACGTGCAGGCCCTGTGCGGCGACAGCGTCGACAATGTCCCGGGCGTGCCGGGCATTGGCGTCAAGACGGCGGCCGAGCTCATCAATACCTATGGGGATCTCGAAAACCTGCTCGCCCATGCCGAGGAGATCAAGCAGCCCGCGCGCCGGCAGAAGCTGATCGACAATGCCGATCTGGCCCGCATTTCCAAGCAATTGGTCACCCTGTCGCAAAAGGTGCCGGTCGAGATCGATCTCGATGGCCTCGTGCGCCAGCCGATGAGCCCTTCGGCGCTGTTCCCGTTCCTGAAGGCGATGGAATTTGCCACCATCACCAAGCGCCTTGCCACCCTGCTTGAAGCCAATCCGGATGATTTCGAGCCCGATGCGGAGCTGGCCGCCAACAAGGACAAGCCCGTTCCCGGCGCGCCGGAAAAGTCCACCTCGCTCTCCGTCGCCAAGGCCAAGCTCGCCGCCGGCGTTTTGCCCGGCACCGGCCCGGCCCGCCACGCCGCCGAGGAACATGCCCGCGTCAAGGCCATCCCGGTCAATTACGACGCCTATGAAATCGTCACCACGCCCGACCAGCTCGAGCGCTGGATCGGCAAGATCGTGGACAAGGGCCTGGTCGCCATCGACACCGAGACCACCGGGCTCGATCCGCAGACCGCCGATCTCGTCGGCGTCTGCCTGTCAACCGAAATCGGGGAAGGCTGCTATATTCCGGTCGGCCACGCCAAGCCCGGCGACCTCCTCAACGGGGGCGGGCTGGTCGAGGGGCAATTGCCCATCGGTTTCGTGCTCGAAGCCCTCAAGCGCGTGCTGCCCGATCCGGCCATCCTCAAGATCGGCCAGAACGTCAAATATGACATGGAAGTGCTGGCGCGCTACGGCGTCGCAATGGCGCCGATCGATGACACCATGCTCATCTCCTATGCGCTGGATGGCCCGCGCTACAATGGCATGGACGTGCTCGCCGATCACTGGCTCGACCACAAGACCATCACCTTTGCCGAGCTTGCCGGCACCGGCAAGAACCAGAAGAGTTTCGACCAGCTCGAGATCGATGCGGCCGCCCGATATGCCGCCGAGGATGCCGATATTACCCTGCGCCTCTGGCATGTGCTGAAGCCCCGGCTGGCGGCGGAAAATGCCACCACGCTCTATGAAACCATCGAGCGGCCGCTGGCCCCCGTGCTCGCCCGCATGGAAGCGCGCGGCATCACCGTCGACCGGCAGATTCTCGCCCGCCTTTCGGGCGATTTCGCCCAGCGCGCCGCCGCTTTCGAGGCCGAGGCGCATGAACTGGCCGGGCAGAGTTTCAATCTCGGCTCGCCCAAGCAACTGGGCGAAATCCTCTTCGACAAGATGGGGCTCGAAGGCGGCACCAAGACCAAGACCGGCGCCTGGTCCACCGGAGCCGACGTGCTCGAAGACCTGGCCCTGAAGGGTATTCCACTCGCCCGCACCATTGTCGATTGGCGCCAGCTCACCAAACTCAAGGGCACCTATACCGATGCCCTGCCCACCTATATCAACGCCCGCACCGGCCGGGTTCACACCTCCTATAGCCAGGCTTCGGTGCTGACCGGGCGCCTCTCGTCAAACGATCCGAACCTGCAGAACATCCCGGTCCGCACCGAGGATGGCCGCAAGATCCGCTCGGCCTTCGTCGCGCCCGAGGGCAAGGTGCTGATTTCGGCCGACTATTCGCAGATCGAGTTGCGCGTCCTCGCCCATATCGCCGATATCGGGGCGCTCAAGGATGCCTTCGAGGAAGGCCTCGACATTCACGCCATGACGGCGAGCGAAATGTTCAACGTGCCGGTCGAAGGCATGCCCTCGGACGTGCGCCGCCGGGCCAAGGCCATCAATTTCGGCATCATCTATGGCATTTCCGCCTTCGGCCTCGCCAACCAATTGGGCATCGAGCGCGGCGTTGCCGGGGACTATATCAAGACCTATTTCGAGCGCTTCCCGGGCATCAAGGACTATATGGACGCCCAGAAGGTGAAGGTGAAGGCCGATGGCCATGTCACCACCCTGTTCGGCCGCAAGATCCAGTTCCCCAATGCCAATTCCGGCAATCCGAGCGAACGCGCCTTCGTCGAACGCGCCTCGATCAACGCCCCCATCCAGGGCTCAGCCGCCGACATCATCCGCCGCGCCATGATCCGCATGGAGCCGGAACTGAAAAAAGCGGGCGTCGAAGCCGACATGCTGCTGCAGGTCCATGACGAACTGATCTTTGAAGTGCCCGAAGGCACGGAAGATCAGGCGATCCCGGTGATCAAACGGGTGATGGAAGGCGCGGCAGAACCGGCCGTTCGGCTGACGGTGCCGATCCAGGTCGATGCCCATGCGGCGAAGAACTGGGATGAGGCGCACTGA
- a CDS encoding AraC family transcriptional regulator: MNAILPIEPDSVCLPDILTGQAGLVDVLVYDHCGGATGARSRVRFSTHALALVLSGSKVLIDGERVEHLVAGDLIAYAPGNVLSTALNEKAAPYRSVILFFNQAELAAFLAKYVVTPARPGRGSFANLGPVPDAARRAMVAAAGRDGGHELSPAMARLTLEQVLLALLEHYGPRAFALFHRPKGRAIERLKRVVEAHWQANLTLPELAFLCGMSLSTFKRSFVLAYGQAPGRWLTGRKLDRAMRLMVEGRRASEVYDLVGYSNHSVFSQSFRKHFGVTPSQVQARSGPVPGGEPGVRRRRENAAG, from the coding sequence ATGAACGCCATTTTGCCCATTGAACCCGACAGTGTCTGTCTTCCCGATATCCTGACCGGCCAGGCGGGGCTGGTGGACGTTCTCGTCTATGACCATTGCGGCGGGGCGACCGGCGCCCGCAGCCGCGTGCGCTTTTCTACCCATGCGCTGGCGCTGGTGCTGAGCGGCAGCAAGGTTTTGATCGACGGGGAGCGGGTGGAGCATCTGGTGGCAGGCGACCTCATCGCCTATGCGCCGGGCAATGTGCTGTCCACCGCGCTCAACGAGAAGGCGGCGCCCTATCGCAGTGTCATCCTGTTTTTTAACCAAGCCGAACTGGCCGCGTTCCTGGCCAAATATGTGGTGACACCCGCAAGGCCGGGCCGCGGCAGCTTTGCCAATCTGGGCCCGGTTCCCGATGCGGCCCGGCGGGCCATGGTCGCGGCGGCTGGACGCGACGGCGGCCATGAACTGTCCCCGGCTATGGCGCGCCTCACCCTCGAACAGGTGCTGCTGGCGCTTCTGGAGCACTATGGACCGCGGGCCTTCGCCCTGTTCCATCGCCCCAAGGGACGCGCCATCGAGCGGCTGAAACGGGTGGTCGAGGCCCATTGGCAGGCCAATCTGACATTGCCGGAACTGGCATTTCTGTGCGGAATGAGCCTGTCCACTTTCAAGCGCAGTTTTGTGCTCGCCTATGGGCAAGCGCCGGGCCGCTGGCTGACGGGGCGCAAGCTGGACCGCGCCATGCGCCTGATGGTCGAGGGGCGCCGGGCCTCGGAAGTCTATGACCTTGTGGGTTACTCCAACCATTCGGTGTTTTCGCAGAGCTTTCGCAAGCATTTCGGGGTGACCCCCAGCCAGGTCCAGGCTCGGTCCGGCCCTGTGCCGGGGGGCGAACCGGGCGTCCGGCGCCGGCGGGAAAACGCCGCCGGCTAA
- a CDS encoding TetR/AcrR family transcriptional regulator, whose amino-acid sequence MRGPQTRREIVGAADRLFYEAGFAHTSFADIASSVHISRGNFYYHFKSKDEILRAVIAHRQDSTRALLAAWDHAHPAARDRLSAFVRILSDNGEQIMLHGCPVGSLATELAKLMHESREDAVAVFSLFRDWLASQFSALGRAEDAEALALHLLMRSQGVATLFTAYRDKALLAREMAAMERWIDGAVSGEPSCQIGEDNRTCI is encoded by the coding sequence ATGCGGGGACCGCAGACGCGCAGGGAAATCGTCGGGGCGGCGGACCGGCTGTTCTACGAGGCCGGTTTCGCCCATACCTCCTTTGCCGATATCGCCAGCTCGGTTCACATCTCGCGCGGCAATTTCTATTATCATTTCAAGAGCAAGGACGAGATCCTGCGGGCGGTGATCGCGCACCGGCAGGACAGCACGAGGGCGCTGCTGGCGGCCTGGGATCACGCGCATCCGGCCGCCAGGGACCGGCTCTCGGCCTTCGTGCGCATCCTGTCCGACAATGGCGAGCAGATCATGCTCCATGGCTGCCCGGTCGGCTCGCTGGCGACCGAGCTGGCCAAGCTGATGCACGAGTCCCGCGAGGATGCCGTGGCGGTGTTCAGCCTGTTTCGCGACTGGCTTGCCAGCCAGTTCAGCGCCCTTGGCCGCGCTGAAGACGCCGAGGCCCTGGCGCTGCACCTGCTGATGCGCAGTCAGGGCGTGGCGACGCTGTTCACCGCCTATCGTGACAAGGCGCTGCTCGCGCGCGAGATGGCGGCAATGGAACGCTGGATCGACGGGGCCGTCAGTGGCGAGCCGTCATGCCAAATCGGGGAGGACAACCGGACGTGTATATAA
- a CDS encoding DUF6339 family protein produces the protein MKTRFLRSAALEDLRAQVSINLPLYRTGAFDALSLDASLWFEHTTEVDEQRLQEIRLPNGPDMYETDNCLVIYDAFAKLSPYEARDERLWTYYSHTHLLEYARMRWPLPADDAVAVGHVLRHFFARDKRQLERDNAISRLWWMAHLCVRVPELSREEALAAFLFKTDVRANLIERPTTSQSTELFGAVLRKLISSYQGEKRLFERRTFRRLMSEINSVGGFKLIDCMDADQSDALVSELVRDKLSLETI, from the coding sequence ATGAAGACGCGATTCTTACGGTCTGCCGCACTTGAAGACCTTCGGGCACAGGTGTCCATCAACCTGCCTCTTTATCGAACTGGGGCGTTCGATGCTCTGTCGCTCGACGCGTCGCTTTGGTTTGAACACACAACGGAAGTTGATGAGCAACGACTGCAGGAGATAAGACTCCCCAATGGGCCGGATATGTACGAGACCGACAATTGTCTCGTGATCTACGATGCATTCGCCAAGCTCAGTCCTTACGAAGCCAGAGACGAGCGACTCTGGACTTACTACTCGCACACCCACCTCTTAGAATACGCTCGAATGCGTTGGCCATTGCCTGCAGATGATGCCGTGGCAGTGGGCCATGTTCTTCGCCACTTCTTTGCTAGGGACAAACGCCAGCTTGAACGAGACAATGCAATCTCGCGATTGTGGTGGATGGCGCATCTGTGCGTTCGAGTGCCTGAACTATCCCGCGAAGAGGCTCTTGCCGCTTTCCTCTTTAAGACGGATGTCCGAGCCAACTTGATTGAACGGCCTACCACTTCGCAGTCCACCGAATTGTTCGGCGCAGTGTTGCGAAAATTAATCAGCTCCTACCAAGGAGAGAAACGGCTGTTCGAGAGACGAACGTTCCGGCGACTGATGTCGGAGATAAACTCCGTGGGTGGCTTCAAACTGATAGATTGTATGGACGCCGACCAGTCAGATGCTTTGGTCAGCGAACTCGTTCGAGACAAGCTCAGCCTTGAAACGATCTAA
- a CDS encoding GIY-YIG nuclease family protein, whose amino-acid sequence MYFIYMMANRKHGTLYTGVTNDLVRRCHEHREGLVAGFTKKHGCTLLVWFEPHDAIEFAIAHEKRLKKWHRAWKERLIAERNPDWRDLWWKISG is encoded by the coding sequence ATGTATTTCATCTACATGATGGCCAATCGCAAACATGGCACGCTCTACACAGGCGTGACCAATGACCTTGTTCGCCGTTGCCACGAGCATCGTGAGGGGCTGGTCGCGGGATTCACCAAAAAGCATGGCTGCACCCTGCTCGTCTGGTTCGAGCCGCACGACGCCATCGAATTTGCCATCGCCCACGAAAAGCGCCTCAAGAAATGGCATCGAGCGTGGAAAGAGCGTTTGATCGCGGAGCGCAATCCCGATTGGCGGGACTTGTGGTGGAAGATCAGCGGCTAA